The following proteins are co-located in the Silene latifolia isolate original U9 population chromosome 1, ASM4854445v1, whole genome shotgun sequence genome:
- the LOC141654700 gene encoding uncharacterized protein LOC141654700 has translation MAQMNYKIDQICNHTLRKKGKRHVESSDSDESHHSIPEPRRNNDDDRGLKLDIPEFEGELDAEKFLDWVRQAERVFEYKGYDEHKQFKVATLKMTKYASLWYENLKKQRRREGKSKIETWNKLKKHLQKRFVPRDYEQEQYLMLTSLSQGNLSVTDYIKEFERLIMVCDLEEREEMQIARFIKGLSPSLAQRVEVQNFLDFNDVCKLALKFEKQDKGKKPLVARDGSKGVNPFYKSSATSSFNKEAKKEEPKDKGKGVATDFKNMGARRCFKCQGYGHIANECPQKRALTLHELGEITPCFVVTNETEVNSVQNDGDEEDDEVHTHIVEPSYDTDKEMFVVRNLHIQSTPIEMEQREQIFHARCKVHGKTCNLIIDSGSCTNAVATELVDSFKLETRNHHKPYMLHWLNENSGIKVKKQALLSFVMGPYEDEVWCDVLPMSACHILLGRPWQFDREVVHEGRDNIYIVSKGKNRFHLKPLSPNKVKKKNENLFMNAKEFVEALEQGEQAYVLMVRDVEEGIGVHDETVQMLLNEFGDVFPEELPLGLPPKRGIEHQIDLIPGATLPNKPAYRCKPEEAKELQRQVQELIDRGYVQESLSPCAVPALLVPKKDGTWRMCIDSRAWLSSNEDSRR, from the exons ATGGCACAAATGAATTACAAGATTGATCAGATTTGTAATCATACTCTTAGAAAGAAGGGGAAAAGGCATGTTGAAAGTTCAGATTCCGATGAGAGCCATCATTCCATTCCTGAACCAAGGAGGAATAATGATGATGAtcgtggattaaaacttgatatcCCGGAGTTTGAAGGGGAACTTGATGCTGAAAAGTTCCTAGATTGGGTGAGACAAGCAGAGAGAGTCTTTGAATATAAAGGCTATGATGAACACAAGCAATTCAAGGTTGCTACCTTGAAAATGACCAAGTATGCATCCTTGTGGTATGAGAACCTTAAGAAGCAAAGAAGGCGTGAAGGAAAAAGTAAAATTGAGACTTGGAATAAGTTGAAGAAGCACTTGCAAAAACGCTTCGTGCCAAGAGACTATGAACAAGAGCAGTACTTGATGCTTACATCTCTTTCTCAAGGTAATTTAAGTGTGACTGATTACATTAAGGAGTTTGAAAGACTAATTATGGTGTGTGACCTTGAGGAACGGGAGGAGATGCAAATCGCTCGATTCATTAAGGGTTTGAGTCCTTCATTGGCACAACGAGTTGAAGTTCAGAATTTCCTTGATTTTAATGATGTGTGTAAGCTTGCTCTTAAGTTTGAAAAGCAGGACAAAGGAAAGAAACCCCTGGTTGCTCGTGATGGTTCTAAGGGTGTTAATCCTTTTTATAAGTCAAGCGCTACATCATCGTTCAATAAGGAAGCCAAAAAGGAAGAAcccaaagacaaaggcaaaggagTTGCTACTGATTTTAAAAATATGGGTGCTAGGAGATGCTTTAAGTGCCAAGGTTATGGACACATCGCTAACGAATGTCCCCAAAAGAGAGCGCTTACGCTTCACGAGTTAGGTGAGATTACTCCATGTTTCGTGGTGACAAATGAGACGGAGGTCAATTCTGTCCAGAACGATggagatgaagaagatgatgaggttcACACTCATATTGTCGAACCGTCATATGACACTGATAAGGAGATGTTCGTGGTGAGAAACTTGCATATTCAATCCACACCGATTGAAATGGAGCAACGTGAGCAGATTTTCCATGCTCGTTGTAAGGTGCATGGTAAGACTTGCAATTTGATTATTGATAGTGGGTCTTGCACAAATGCGGTGGCTACTGAATTGGTGGATTCCTTTAAGCTTGAGACTCGTAATCACCATAAACCATATATGCTGCATTGGTTGAATGAAAACAGTGGGATTAAAGTCAAGAAACAagctttactttcatttgttaTGGGTCCCTATGAAGATGAAGTATGGTGTGACGTGTTACCCATGAGTGCGTGTCATATTCTATTGGGACGACCATGGCAGTTTGATAGAGAAGTTGTTCATGAAGGAAGGGATAACATTTACATTGTTAGTAAGGGTAAAAACAGATTCCACTTGAAACCCTTGTCACCTAACAAAGTAAAGAAGAAAAATGAGAATTTGTTTATGAATGCTAAAGAATTTGTTGAAGCATTAGAACAAGGGGAACAAGCTTATGTTCTTATGGTTCGAGATGTGGAAGAAGGAATTGGAGTTCATGACGAGACTGTCCAaatgttgttgaatgagtttggtGATGTGTTCCCGGAAGAGTTGCCACTTGGATTACCTCCTAAGCGTGGCATAGAGCACCAAATTGATCTTATTCCAGGAGCTACACTTCCAAACAAACCAGCCTATCGATGCAAACCAGAAGAGGCTAAAGAGTTGCAAAgacaagtgcaagagttgattgaTCGAGGCTATGTGCAAGAGAGTCTTAGTCCTTGTGCCGTACCTGCTCTTTTGGTACCCAAGAAGGATGGGacatggcgtatgtgtattgatagCCGAGCG TGGTTATCATCAAATGAGGATTCGAGAAGGTGA